AAATctcccttttaggcagaaaccttgagtgGTGAGGACTCTTAATATGTGGTGTTTGACGGTGCCGGTGGGGGGTaagatgaacagtggcaattacagtctcaataaagaaaatgaaactggCGTAGTAGGGCACTGCAAGGCATCGCAGTGTGCCTtcaaggaatagtttgacattatAAGAAATATGCTTAAACTCTTTCTTGCTGAGTGTTAGATGAGAGAGTGGTATTaaccttctcatctaactctcagccaGAAAGCAAATAACTGTATATTTGACtaaatgttaaactgtaaagacagtacagtacaataaaaTACTTACAGTGTGCATACCCACACTAAAATGTGCCTTCACTCTCTAACTGTCTCCCCGTTTCTCTCCGTGTGTTCTAGGCTTCAGACGGATCCTACACAGGCTTCATTAAGGTCCACCTGAGACTCAGTCGACCAGTCACAGTCCCCGCTGTGGAGGCGGCGGACTCAGGGGGATTGTCCAGGCAGACGGCTGGCCGCACTCAATCACCGTCAGAATGCCAGGAAGGGACGGACTTTGGGCAGAGCGAAAACAGAACCTCCTTCTACCTACCGTGCGTCTGTGTGAAGCAGATCCACATTAGCTCTCTAACCACCACCAGAGAGGTCATCCAAGGTTTGCTGAAGAAGTTCATGGTGTTGGACAATCCCCGCAAGTTTGCAttgtacagacagacacaccgCGATGGACAGGGTGAGGAAAAGACACTTGGTTACTTCTTCTACtttgcagaaaatgtgtgtaatagACTGCAATAATGATGGTTTTCTTTGTGCCTTTTTCCCTTCAGATATGTTCCAGAAGCTTCCTCTGTGTGAGCGTCCTCTTATTCTGAGGTTAACAGCAGGGCCCGACCCAGAGAAGCTCAGCTTTGTCCTTAAGGAAAATGAGACTGAAGAGGTGGAGGTAAGaatatcacacacagacacacacactgtgtggtATCAC
The Etheostoma cragini isolate CJK2018 chromosome 4, CSU_Ecrag_1.0, whole genome shotgun sequence genome window above contains:
- the rassf5 gene encoding ras association domain-containing protein 5 isoform X3: MTVNIVLTPSMTSSNSMSSGYCSLDEESEEFTFFTAKTSFFRQPKHAAKQKEAKEEDGRGSKDLSEEEVQTRIEEYNAQVSETGMKLASDGSYTGFIKVHLRLSRPVTVPAVEAADSGGLSRQTAGRTQSPSECQEGTDFGQSENRTSFYLPCVCVKQIHISSLTTTREVIQGLLKKFMVLDNPRKFALYRQTHRDGQDMFQKLPLCERPLILRLTAGPDPEKLSFVLKENETEEVEWHAFSVPELQNFMVILEKEEAERVRAVKQKYTVYRKKLQQALQQHDP